One Anguilla rostrata isolate EN2019 chromosome 15, ASM1855537v3, whole genome shotgun sequence genomic window carries:
- the LOC135241441 gene encoding uncharacterized protein LOC135241441 isoform X1 yields METAHPGDEKRGCSAMLWSVGEAVERQTLQIGASACGATAVVDVLQALGVTVAPETADFCVRTRLRKNDASLPDYLFSRSEAGATHQQLLDGAEQASDGRVVGRFFAFHPPRQVKLVPWLAYWIRKGAVPVATMNMQLAVPEGEEVPDAWHHQLIFGVGPNAVFMTNPLDVDCVFTVSEEVVLQRLCSESVLLIRREDVLQRLTGDTQLSVLTQGQSDPRWNTLDVEGQVRQMCCEEECEDEEQPKMTHIVIPAAYQSGVSLFAVRDSDVGHKLLQAPDVPLL; encoded by the exons ATGGAGACAGCACACCCTGGAGATGAGAAGAGAGGTTGTAGCGCCATGCTGTGGTCGGTTGGGGAAGCTGTGGAGAGGCAAACACTTCAGATCGGGGCATCTGCGTGCGGTGCTACTGCGGTGGTGGACGTCCTACAGGCTCTGGGCGTCACCGTAGCGCCTGAAACCGCTGATTTCTGCGTGCGAACTCGATTAAGAAAGAATGACGCGTCTTTGCCGGACTATCTGTTCTCTCGTAGTGAGGCAG GTGCCACACACCAACAGCTCCTGGACGGGGCAGAACAGGCCAGCGATGGGAGAGTAGTGGGGCGGTTCTTTGCCTTCCACCCTCCCCGGCAGGTGAAGCTGGTTCCCTGGCTCGCCTACTGGATCCGGAAGGGCGCTGTACCAGTAGCCACCATGAACATGCAGCTGGCCGTccctgagggagaggaggtcCCTGACGCTTGGCATCACCAGCTGATATTTGGGGTGGGGCCTAACGCTGTCTTTATGACAAACCCTCTGGATGTGG ATTGTGTGTTCACAGTGAGTGAAGAGGTGGTGCTCCAGCGTTTgtgcagtgagtcagtgctTTTGATTCGCCGGGAGGACGTGCTGCAAAGATTGACAGGTGACACCCAACTGTCTGTGCTGACACAGGGTCAGTCTGACCCACGCTGGAACACCCTGGATGTTGAAG GCCAAGTGAGGCAGATGTGCTGTGAAGAAGAGTGTGAGGATGAAGAACAGCCGAAAATGACCCACATCGTGATTCCAGCAGCATACCAGTCTGGTGTTTCTCTCTTTGCTGTCAGAGACTCTGACGTGGGACACAAGCTTCTCCAAGCCCCTGATGTACCCCTGCTGTAA
- the LOC135241441 gene encoding uncharacterized protein LOC135241441 isoform X2, producing the protein METAHPGDEKRGCSAMLWSVGEAVERQTLQIGASACGATAVVDVLQALGVTVAPETADFCVRTRLRKNDASLPDYLFSRSEAGATHQQLLDGAEQASDGRVVGRFFAFHPPRQVKLVPWLAYWIRKGAVPVATMNMQLAVPEGEEVPDAWHHQLIFGVGPNAVFMTNPLDVVSEEVVLQRLCSESVLLIRREDVLQRLTGDTQLSVLTQGQSDPRWNTLDVEGQVRQMCCEEECEDEEQPKMTHIVIPAAYQSGVSLFAVRDSDVGHKLLQAPDVPLL; encoded by the exons ATGGAGACAGCACACCCTGGAGATGAGAAGAGAGGTTGTAGCGCCATGCTGTGGTCGGTTGGGGAAGCTGTGGAGAGGCAAACACTTCAGATCGGGGCATCTGCGTGCGGTGCTACTGCGGTGGTGGACGTCCTACAGGCTCTGGGCGTCACCGTAGCGCCTGAAACCGCTGATTTCTGCGTGCGAACTCGATTAAGAAAGAATGACGCGTCTTTGCCGGACTATCTGTTCTCTCGTAGTGAGGCAG GTGCCACACACCAACAGCTCCTGGACGGGGCAGAACAGGCCAGCGATGGGAGAGTAGTGGGGCGGTTCTTTGCCTTCCACCCTCCCCGGCAGGTGAAGCTGGTTCCCTGGCTCGCCTACTGGATCCGGAAGGGCGCTGTACCAGTAGCCACCATGAACATGCAGCTGGCCGTccctgagggagaggaggtcCCTGACGCTTGGCATCACCAGCTGATATTTGGGGTGGGGCCTAACGCTGTCTTTATGACAAACCCTCTGGATGTGG TGAGTGAAGAGGTGGTGCTCCAGCGTTTgtgcagtgagtcagtgctTTTGATTCGCCGGGAGGACGTGCTGCAAAGATTGACAGGTGACACCCAACTGTCTGTGCTGACACAGGGTCAGTCTGACCCACGCTGGAACACCCTGGATGTTGAAG GCCAAGTGAGGCAGATGTGCTGTGAAGAAGAGTGTGAGGATGAAGAACAGCCGAAAATGACCCACATCGTGATTCCAGCAGCATACCAGTCTGGTGTTTCTCTCTTTGCTGTCAGAGACTCTGACGTGGGACACAAGCTTCTCCAAGCCCCTGATGTACCCCTGCTGTAA